A section of the Dehalobacter sp. DCM genome encodes:
- the aroE gene encoding shikimate dehydrogenase, translating into MMIETDNVKIGGLNKLKYAIIGYPVAHSLSPEMHEAGFKTAGIDATYERITIHPLELTAGISDLKANHFNGFNVTYPLKEKIIPFLDGLTSEAQAIGAVNTVKIENGLLYGHNTDGQGFVEALRRQDFDFNSKKVVILGAGGAAKAIAVSLACLNVYLLILNRTSEKAAALAEQVNLLGGKASGDILAPGTWLESVDLLVQTTSVGMKSEPYLFDLQGINPAAWAVDLIYNPAVTSLLSNAALHGCRTFNGLDMLLFQGVLAWDFWFGVKAPVDSMRKALVDKLSVCSE; encoded by the coding sequence ATGATGATTGAAACCGATAACGTGAAAATAGGCGGGTTAAATAAATTGAAATACGCGATAATTGGCTATCCGGTTGCCCATTCGCTGTCACCGGAAATGCATGAGGCAGGATTCAAAACGGCCGGTATTGACGCAACCTATGAACGAATCACTATTCATCCTTTAGAACTAACGGCTGGGATCAGTGATCTTAAAGCCAATCACTTTAATGGCTTTAATGTCACTTATCCATTAAAGGAGAAAATCATTCCGTTTCTTGACGGCCTGACTTCTGAGGCCCAGGCGATAGGGGCAGTCAACACGGTGAAAATAGAAAACGGTTTACTGTACGGCCATAACACGGATGGTCAAGGTTTCGTAGAGGCCCTTCGCCGCCAAGACTTTGATTTTAACAGCAAGAAAGTCGTTATTCTGGGTGCCGGCGGTGCGGCTAAAGCCATTGCAGTGTCTTTGGCTTGTCTGAATGTTTACCTGTTGATTTTGAATCGGACGTCGGAAAAGGCAGCAGCGCTGGCCGAGCAGGTGAATTTACTTGGCGGCAAAGCCTCTGGCGACATCTTAGCACCCGGCACGTGGCTTGAAAGCGTCGATCTCCTTGTTCAGACGACGTCTGTGGGTATGAAAAGCGAACCCTACTTATTTGATCTTCAGGGGATCAACCCGGCGGCATGGGCAGTGGATCTGATCTATAATCCCGCAGTAACCAGTCTGTTATCCAATGCCGCCCTCCACGGCTGCCGTACCTTTAACGGACTGGACATGCTTCTTTTTCAGGGCGTACTGGCTTGGGATTTTTGGTTTGGTGTCAAAGCACCGGTTGACAGCATGCGGAAGGCTTTAGTTGATAAACTTTCGGTCTGTTCGGAGTGA
- a CDS encoding YqeG family HAD IIIA-type phosphatase has product MRGLLRPDLEYDLVQDIKVEDLHAYGIKGVILDLDNTITPWNDRTITKEVIVWFKMLKTAGIQACIVSNNKGPDRVSTVANLLEIQYVHRAKKPRKSAFRKGLDVLGLPESEVAVIGDQLFTDIFGGNVSGMKTILVSPIHSKEYPGTKVLRFMERLVGRKARYTRQ; this is encoded by the coding sequence ATGCGCGGATTATTACGCCCTGACCTTGAATATGACCTGGTGCAGGATATTAAGGTTGAGGACCTTCATGCTTATGGGATCAAAGGAGTAATTCTTGATTTAGACAATACGATCACACCGTGGAATGATCGAACTATTACCAAGGAAGTGATCGTGTGGTTTAAAATGCTAAAAACGGCCGGTATTCAAGCTTGCATTGTATCCAATAACAAAGGACCTGATCGGGTATCCACCGTGGCCAATTTGTTGGAGATACAGTATGTGCATCGAGCAAAGAAACCGCGGAAAAGCGCCTTTCGTAAAGGCCTTGATGTTTTGGGACTGCCAGAGTCGGAAGTTGCTGTGATTGGGGACCAACTCTTTACAGATATCTTTGGCGGGAATGTTTCGGGGATGAAGACAATTTTAGTGTCGCCAATCCATAGCAAAGAATATCCCGGCACTAAGGTCCTGCGATTTATGGAAAGACTTGTGGGTAGGAAAGCCCGATATACCCGGCAATAG
- the sigK gene encoding RNA polymerase sporulation sigma factor SigK — MIAEAFLIGLALSVIKGVTLLVSYINNNAFPQPLNEQDEAEYLKILAEAKNDVLKENRESPDALMVENARNKLIEHNLRLVAHLVKKYDSTGADSDDLISIGTIGLIKGINTYNSEKGTRLATYAARCIENEILMHLRSLKKIRGEVSIYDPIGTDKEGNAINLIDVLGTDPDAISDQVESQFEQNVVLEKLKYLTRREQMVIKLRYGLMNNPKKTQREIAKILGISRSYVSRIEKKAVHKLTEEMKEYHGKTLRK, encoded by the coding sequence ATGATCGCTGAAGCGTTTCTGATCGGGCTGGCCCTGTCTGTCATCAAGGGTGTTACCCTGCTAGTATCGTATATTAACAATAATGCATTTCCCCAGCCTCTGAACGAGCAAGATGAAGCGGAATATCTGAAGATCCTGGCAGAAGCAAAAAATGACGTCCTCAAGGAGAATAGAGAGTCACCTGATGCGTTGATGGTAGAAAATGCGCGTAATAAGCTGATTGAACATAATCTGCGGCTTGTCGCCCATCTTGTTAAAAAATATGACAGTACGGGAGCAGACAGTGATGACCTGATTTCCATCGGAACAATCGGGCTTATTAAAGGAATCAATACGTATAACAGCGAAAAAGGTACTCGTTTAGCAACGTATGCCGCGCGCTGTATAGAAAACGAAATCCTCATGCATCTTCGTTCCCTAAAAAAGATACGGGGCGAAGTCTCAATCTATGATCCCATCGGAACGGATAAAGAAGGCAACGCGATCAACCTGATTGATGTCTTAGGAACCGATCCCGATGCGATTTCCGATCAGGTGGAAAGCCAATTCGAACAAAATGTCGTTCTGGAAAAGTTGAAATATTTGACACGCCGAGAACAGATGGTCATTAAGCTGCGGTATGGTCTTATGAATAATCCAAAAAAGACCCAAAGAGAAATAGCTAAAATCCTGGGAATATCCAGATCATACGTCTCTCGGATCGAAAAAAAAGCCGTGCATAAGCTGACAGAAGAAATGAAAGAGTATCATGGGAAAACACTCAGGAAGTAA
- a CDS encoding DUF4405 domain-containing protein gives MTHKNIIKMTLDVLMVIVFVFFFNKKVFTGLSFHEIAGLAIGLTFIIHNLINWRWIKIVSTHFFQKKIPLRTKLTYVVDGLLLITMSYIIVSGLLISKYLFPDFRYGSEFFFKNTHVAVSYISLLLLGIHIGLHWHWVMTMVKKLFHIHSNRKDLNYIAYLMVIAVLVIGITSVIQTNYFSQVARIGTTFSQNQITGLDSDAHDFGTDGNLPSEVQNRMPEKGGGPASFQKKGNGTHGGVNTSPLSTVYTLIVYLAIIALFSAITFYTDKLLSAKKVRYR, from the coding sequence ATGACGCATAAGAACATTATCAAAATGACCCTGGATGTATTAATGGTGATAGTTTTCGTCTTTTTTTTCAACAAAAAAGTATTTACAGGTTTGTCTTTTCATGAAATAGCCGGCTTGGCTATCGGCTTGACCTTTATTATTCATAACCTGATCAACTGGCGCTGGATAAAAATAGTTTCCACCCATTTTTTCCAAAAAAAAATACCCCTGCGCACAAAATTAACGTATGTGGTTGATGGTTTGTTATTAATCACGATGAGTTATATCATTGTCAGCGGTTTGCTGATTTCTAAATATCTTTTTCCCGACTTCAGATATGGCAGTGAATTCTTTTTTAAAAACACACATGTTGCCGTTTCGTATATCAGTCTTCTTCTGTTGGGCATCCATATTGGGCTTCATTGGCACTGGGTCATGACGATGGTTAAGAAGCTATTTCATATCCATAGCAACCGAAAAGACCTTAATTATATCGCTTACCTTATGGTGATCGCAGTCCTGGTTATCGGTATCACCAGCGTCATCCAGACAAACTATTTTTCTCAGGTAGCCCGTATTGGGACAACGTTTAGTCAAAACCAAATCACTGGTCTAGACAGTGATGCACATGATTTCGGCACAGACGGAAATTTACCGTCTGAAGTCCAAAACCGGATGCCGGAAAAGGGCGGCGGTCCTGCCAGCTTCCAAAAGAAAGGTAATGGCACCCACGGCGGTGTAAATACGTCACCTTTATCGACTGTTTACACATTGATTGTCTATCTGGCAATCATCGCTTTATTTTCTGCGATAACCTTTTATACCGACAAGTTGCTGTCCGCCAAAAAAGTGAGATATCGTTAG
- the pilO gene encoding type 4a pilus biogenesis protein PilO produces the protein MSKTSKRLLIASGIVLAAAVYFYLLYDQTHILKMQAAQINESKNYLAALQEKSKNMASIKKEQAELISQQAALNMAMPKKLDKQELMNFIMKLAAKSDFTPLDFKFAQIQDNGNYYSLAFTVVFAGTQEQVNDFVDIIRKASAYILALDCITINQETPDEVTAKMKIIAYSYKGVAI, from the coding sequence ATGAGCAAAACAAGCAAACGATTGTTGATTGCCTCGGGGATTGTCCTGGCGGCGGCAGTGTATTTTTATCTCTTATATGATCAGACCCATATATTAAAAATGCAGGCAGCCCAAATCAACGAATCGAAAAATTATTTAGCCGCGTTGCAGGAAAAAAGCAAAAACATGGCGTCCATAAAAAAAGAGCAGGCAGAGTTAATATCTCAGCAAGCGGCGTTGAACATGGCAATGCCCAAAAAACTGGATAAACAAGAACTCATGAATTTCATTATGAAGTTAGCTGCCAAAAGTGATTTTACACCCCTTGATTTTAAATTTGCACAAATTCAAGACAATGGGAATTACTACTCCTTGGCATTTACGGTTGTATTCGCCGGAACACAGGAGCAGGTAAATGATTTTGTGGATATTATCAGAAAGGCGTCTGCCTATATACTTGCATTAGACTGTATAACCATCAATCAGGAGACGCCGGATGAGGTTACCGCAAAAATGAAAATTATTGCTTACAGTTACAAAGGTGTGGCAATATAA
- a CDS encoding DUF4911 domain-containing protein has translation MDTYGKERKQSDSPDWRNPDLLVKAKLPRSDIQLLAKYVEGLGHLGVITTTNKILGEVLIQTTTHCWPDLKKNLLSLPLDLEIIDPY, from the coding sequence ATGGATACATACGGTAAAGAGCGTAAACAATCGGATAGTCCGGATTGGCGGAATCCCGATCTCCTAGTTAAGGCGAAACTCCCTCGTTCCGACATCCAGCTGTTAGCCAAATATGTAGAAGGTCTGGGTCACCTTGGCGTTATCACCACAACAAATAAAATTTTGGGAGAAGTTCTTATTCAGACAACCACCCATTGCTGGCCCGATCTAAAGAAAAACCTTTTATCTCTCCCGCTGGATTTGGAAATAATTGATCCTTATTAA
- a CDS encoding peptidase U32 family protein, translating to MQKPELLAPAGDLEKLKFALAYGADAVYAGGADFGLRAYAGNLDSEEMVIAVNYAHALGKKIYITVNIFAHEQDFNDLQAYLGQLKELGLDGIIVSDPGVLGLARKIAPELTIHLSTQANCTNSQSANFWFEQGIKRAVLARELTLEELKTLSPKAHGELEIFIHGAMCMSYSGRCLLSNYLTGRDANRGACTHPCRWGYSLVEEKRPGEYFPIEEDARGSYIFNSHDLCLLPYLPELKPLNLASYKIEGRMKSAYYVASTVKVYREALDVLWEQGEASFKARIPQWLEEMDKVSHRDYSAGFLFGKPGAEAHNIETSNYIREYSFVGKVIEGDSWAGEAKANGIGCWIEQRNHFKAGDELEVLAPEEQPWRFTVTDLWDSDGQKVDVARHPQQKLRIMTPYPLRPFSILRKPLASTSTTTP from the coding sequence ATGCAAAAACCGGAACTTCTGGCACCTGCCGGCGACCTGGAAAAATTGAAATTTGCCCTTGCTTACGGAGCTGATGCTGTTTATGCTGGCGGTGCTGACTTTGGCTTACGTGCCTATGCCGGTAACCTTGACAGCGAAGAAATGGTCATTGCTGTTAATTATGCGCATGCTCTGGGTAAGAAGATATACATTACCGTGAATATTTTCGCCCATGAACAGGACTTCAATGACCTTCAAGCCTATCTTGGGCAATTAAAAGAATTAGGTCTTGACGGAATCATTGTATCTGACCCCGGCGTACTTGGCCTGGCCAGAAAAATAGCCCCGGAACTGACGATACATCTTAGCACCCAGGCGAATTGCACCAACTCGCAGAGTGCTAACTTTTGGTTTGAACAGGGGATTAAACGGGCGGTTCTCGCCAGGGAACTGACGTTAGAAGAGTTGAAAACACTCAGTCCCAAAGCACATGGCGAGTTGGAAATATTTATCCACGGCGCGATGTGTATGTCCTATTCGGGACGTTGTCTTTTAAGTAATTATCTTACGGGAAGAGATGCGAACAGAGGAGCATGTACACACCCCTGCCGCTGGGGCTACTCCTTGGTTGAGGAAAAACGTCCGGGTGAGTATTTTCCTATCGAGGAGGATGCACGGGGAAGCTATATCTTTAATTCGCATGACCTATGTCTGCTGCCCTATTTGCCCGAACTCAAGCCGCTTAACCTGGCCAGTTATAAAATCGAAGGCCGAATGAAAAGTGCTTATTATGTCGCCAGTACGGTAAAGGTTTACCGGGAGGCCTTGGATGTTCTTTGGGAACAAGGAGAAGCGTCCTTTAAGGCGAGGATACCACAGTGGCTGGAGGAAATGGATAAAGTCAGCCACAGAGATTATTCTGCTGGATTTCTTTTTGGAAAACCAGGCGCTGAGGCACATAATATCGAAACATCCAACTATATTCGAGAGTATAGCTTTGTTGGTAAAGTCATAGAAGGAGACAGCTGGGCTGGTGAAGCTAAAGCCAATGGGATCGGGTGTTGGATAGAACAGCGTAATCATTTTAAGGCAGGGGATGAGCTGGAAGTTCTTGCACCGGAAGAGCAACCCTGGCGTTTTACCGTAACGGATTTATGGGATAGCGATGGACAGAAAGTGGATGTTGCCAGACATCCGCAGCAAAAGCTGAGGATCATGACCCCATATCCCCTGAGACCGTTCAGTATTCTGCGAAAGCCACTTGCTTCGACTTCGACTACCACTCCATAA
- the mltG gene encoding endolytic transglycosylase MltG, which translates to MSKRYRRKSSSRKINRAFGIIIVILFVAIAASAWWTTNLRAVSKTQEKQVFVLEYGMTASDVATELKNMDLIRNANVFELLCKSKKADAKLMAGMYYLSPSMSSKEILNVLIAGPEPEVVRVTIPEGYTTGQIVAALAKNGLGTEKELYAAIQSFNADDYSFLEGTPTGETHLEGFLFPDTYFFDKKATARDTIDRFLLRFEQELTDETTNRLKEVNMSIYEWVIKASIVEREAVKAEERPLIAGVFENRLRTNMPLESCATIQYILGEVKPVLTIEDTKIDSPYNTYQHIGLPPGPIANPGDASLQAALYPKETDYFFFVAKNDGSHAFSVTYQEHLRNVNIYQ; encoded by the coding sequence GTGAGTAAGAGATATAGAAGAAAGTCTTCCTCAAGGAAAATAAACCGGGCATTTGGCATCATTATTGTGATATTGTTTGTCGCTATCGCTGCGAGTGCGTGGTGGACTACGAATCTAAGGGCTGTTTCCAAGACACAAGAAAAGCAAGTATTTGTCTTAGAATATGGTATGACGGCTTCTGATGTAGCAACAGAGCTTAAAAATATGGATTTGATCCGTAATGCCAATGTATTTGAACTTCTATGCAAGTCCAAAAAAGCTGACGCTAAATTGATGGCGGGAATGTATTATTTATCGCCATCCATGTCATCCAAAGAGATTCTCAATGTGCTGATAGCGGGGCCTGAGCCGGAAGTTGTCCGAGTGACGATCCCGGAAGGATATACGACAGGACAGATAGTCGCTGCATTGGCTAAAAATGGTTTGGGAACGGAAAAAGAACTCTATGCAGCGATACAATCATTTAATGCCGATGATTACAGCTTCTTAGAGGGAACCCCCACAGGTGAAACTCATTTGGAAGGATTCCTTTTTCCAGACACCTATTTTTTCGATAAAAAAGCAACGGCCCGGGATACGATCGATCGTTTCCTCCTGCGTTTTGAACAGGAATTGACAGATGAAACGACGAACCGGTTGAAAGAAGTCAATATGTCCATTTATGAATGGGTAATTAAAGCGTCGATTGTGGAGAGAGAAGCTGTAAAAGCGGAAGAACGGCCGCTCATTGCCGGCGTTTTCGAAAATCGTTTGCGTACCAACATGCCGTTGGAATCCTGTGCGACGATCCAATATATATTAGGCGAAGTTAAACCCGTATTAACCATCGAGGATACGAAAATCGATTCTCCCTATAATACGTATCAGCACATTGGATTGCCGCCAGGGCCCATAGCCAACCCCGGCGATGCGTCGCTGCAGGCTGCTTTATATCCAAAAGAAACCGATTATTTTTTCTTTGTGGCTAAAAATGATGGCTCACATGCATTTTCTGTGACCTATCAGGAACATCTGCGCAATGTGAATATTTATCAATAG
- a CDS encoding DUF1292 domain-containing protein, protein MSDEIKHDHEDEEEDVFDIIVLNDDEGNENEFMHLATLEVDGSTYFVLLPVEETEDDDEEAEAIILKLGKDENGEEMLMDIEDDEEWEKVADAWEEMEDEFDEE, encoded by the coding sequence ATGTCTGATGAGATCAAACACGACCACGAAGATGAAGAGGAAGATGTATTTGATATTATTGTATTAAATGACGATGAAGGCAATGAAAATGAATTTATGCATCTAGCCACTCTCGAAGTTGACGGCAGCACATACTTTGTGCTTCTGCCGGTGGAAGAAACAGAAGATGACGATGAAGAAGCTGAAGCCATCATCCTCAAGCTTGGCAAAGACGAAAACGGCGAAGAAATGCTCATGGACATCGAAGATGATGAAGAATGGGAAAAGGTAGCCGATGCCTGGGAAGAGATGGAAGACGAGTTCGACGAAGAATAA
- the ruvX gene encoding Holliday junction resolvase RuvX — protein MRIMGLDYGEKTIGVAMSDPLGLTAQGIEVIRRIGKAKEKAELDRLIREYEVDEIVLGYPKNMNGTLGERAKLTETFAQELQAAYELPVRLWDERLSTVGAQRALLEADLSRAKRKKVIDKMAAVFILQGYLNSK, from the coding sequence GTGAGGATAATGGGACTTGATTATGGAGAGAAGACGATCGGTGTCGCTATGAGTGACCCGCTCGGTCTAACCGCCCAGGGTATTGAAGTCATACGACGGATCGGAAAAGCAAAGGAAAAAGCAGAATTGGACCGGTTGATCCGGGAATATGAGGTTGATGAAATTGTTTTGGGTTACCCGAAAAATATGAACGGAACATTGGGAGAAAGAGCGAAATTAACAGAAACATTTGCCCAAGAATTACAGGCGGCTTATGAATTGCCGGTGAGACTTTGGGACGAACGCCTCAGTACTGTCGGCGCCCAACGCGCGCTGCTCGAAGCTGATTTATCAAGGGCTAAGCGGAAAAAAGTCATCGATAAAATGGCTGCAGTATTTATTCTCCAGGGATATCTAAACAGTAAATGA
- a CDS encoding aldo/keto reductase, translating to MFLIQEESVLQKVTLGLSGLKVSEICFGSLAISPLQGRVTCERGMEVLRYAVARGIDWIDTAEIYNNYPQLKPVLREYPEVIVVTKSYAVTKQEIADSLEKARMGLGRDVIDVFLLHEQESHHTLRGHAGAWEGLLEAKARGLVSAIGISTHAVQGVKAGALQPGLDVIHPLINHKGLGIIDGTVTDMLEAIRFAADLGMGIYAMKVFGGGHLASTPDEAIDFVRHIPGIQAMALGMSSVAEVEYNLLLLEGKDIPEQLRYAVQHRVRKLYIADWCQGCGKCIDHCPQTALYLEHGQARVTAHKCILCGYCGRYCPHFCLKIV from the coding sequence ATGTTTCTTATACAGGAGGAAAGCGTTTTGCAGAAAGTCACATTGGGTTTGAGCGGGCTCAAGGTATCGGAGATTTGTTTTGGAAGTCTGGCCATATCGCCCCTGCAAGGAAGGGTAACATGCGAGCGTGGGATGGAAGTACTGCGATATGCTGTGGCACGGGGAATTGATTGGATCGATACGGCTGAGATATATAATAACTATCCCCAGTTAAAACCGGTTCTCCGCGAATATCCGGAAGTAATAGTCGTTACTAAGTCCTATGCCGTGACTAAACAGGAGATTGCGGACAGTTTAGAAAAGGCCAGAATGGGGCTGGGAAGAGATGTCATTGACGTTTTTCTATTACATGAGCAAGAAAGCCATCACACGCTGCGCGGGCATGCCGGAGCCTGGGAAGGTTTACTGGAAGCGAAAGCCCGCGGGCTGGTCAGCGCGATTGGGATATCGACGCACGCGGTCCAAGGTGTGAAGGCCGGAGCACTTCAGCCGGGTTTGGATGTCATTCATCCGTTGATCAATCATAAGGGACTGGGGATTATTGACGGTACGGTAACGGATATGTTGGAAGCGATTCGATTTGCTGCCGACCTGGGGATGGGGATCTATGCGATGAAAGTTTTTGGGGGCGGACACTTGGCTTCAACTCCCGATGAAGCCATTGATTTTGTTCGTCATATCCCGGGGATTCAGGCTATGGCATTGGGAATGTCCTCCGTTGCGGAAGTGGAATATAACCTATTGCTGCTGGAAGGAAAGGATATCCCGGAGCAATTACGGTATGCTGTTCAACATCGAGTAAGAAAGTTATACATTGCAGATTGGTGTCAGGGCTGCGGGAAATGCATCGATCACTGTCCCCAGACGGCGCTCTATCTTGAACACGGACAAGCCAGGGTCACAGCTCATAAATGCATTCTTTGCGGTTATTGCGGCAGATACTGCCCGCATTTCTGCTTGAAGATTGTTTAG
- a CDS encoding IreB family regulatory phosphoprotein translates to MEETMMFKSHGAENSAREILQQVYAALQEKGYDPINQLVGYLMSGDPVYITSHNQARTKIRKLERYELLEELVSSYLRDL, encoded by the coding sequence ATGGAAGAAACAATGATGTTCAAATCCCACGGTGCTGAAAATTCGGCAAGGGAGATACTGCAACAGGTTTATGCTGCACTGCAGGAGAAAGGATACGACCCCATCAATCAATTGGTTGGGTATTTAATGTCCGGTGACCCTGTATATATTACCAGTCATAATCAGGCACGAACCAAAATCCGTAAACTGGAACGGTATGAACTGCTTGAAGAACTGGTCAGTTCCTATCTGCGCGATTTATAA